The sequence ACCCAGGCTGGGTACATCAGCACCCCCCCTGCCCCCGAAATCAGCGGTTCTACGATAAAGGCGGCCGGATTTTCGTTTCGACAAGCTGTTTGTAGCGCATCGAGCGTCGCCTGCTCACGATATTTTGCCGGGAACTAGACTGATCTGACATCAAATAGCAGGGATCCATATGATGCATTGAACACGCCTCGGGCGTCAACCGACATGGCTCCAACCGTATCGCCGTGGTAGGAATGCTGCACTACGATAATGCGGGTTCGCTGTTGGCCAATATTGTGCCAATATCCCAGCGCCATCTTCGGGGAAGAAGACATAGTCAAGTCCTGGGGGTGCAAGCTTCAAGAGTGGTGCAGCAACCTCCTCAGCGGGATCGTGGGTATGGCCGGCAAAGACCACTTGATGGAGCTTGCTTGCCTGATCTTGAATGGCGCGCACAATGTGGGGATGACAATGACCATGCGTGACGACCCACCAGGAGGAAATTGCATCTACGATACGGCGGTGTAGAGGTATGCACCATCAGCACGCACCAACTTTCTCATCTCATGTTGAAGCGCATGCTGTGTGAACGGATGCCAGATCGGCGATATTGACTTCGCCATTACAGATGGAAGTCGTCGGCGCGGAATGAGACTTTGAACGCCGACTGCAGCGTCTCGGCCGTAAGGGAAGACAGCCAGGGCAATCGCCCCAGCCAACGTACCCGCCCAATCTCGCGAATTGCAGTCTGAGCTTCAGCATTTCTTTCACCGATGAAGGCAATCCCAAGGATGCGGATCTCGCGCTTTCGCAGAGCCTCTATGGCCAGCAGCGAGTGGTTGATAGTGCCAAGCGCTGTACGCGCGCAAAGAACGACTGGAAGGCGCCATCGTTCAAAGACATCAATGTACAGCGTATCGCCCCTCAGCGGGACCATCAGCCCGCCGGCGCCCTCAATCACGAGCGGTCGATCCGCCGCCTCCGGCAAATTCAGCGAGTCCGGGTCGATGCGAACTCCGTCGAGTTCAGCAGAATGATGAGGCGAAGCCGGCATTGTGAGGCGGTAATGCTCAGGCACGATGCGGTCGGCCGACAGACCGCCCAGTCGTGCGACCACCTCGGTATCGGTCTCCCCTTCGAGGCCGGCCTGAATTGGCTTCCAATAGCTGGCGCCCAGGAGATCAGCGAGGCCCGCGGAAAACACCGTTTTCCCGACACCAGTGTCCGTACCGGCCACCACAATCCGCTGACTCATCAAGCTACTCCCCTCGTCCTCTCAGTACGCACATCGCGCACTGAACGCACGTCTTGCCCTCGACTGAGGGTTTCATATTCACGTCCATTATCGCCTGGATCGTGAGCCCAACATGCCCGATATTGAGCCGCTTGTTGCCGAGTTTCGGCACCCGATGAGGCCAGTACAAAGGTTTTCACGCCATCACGCGTCCGATCTGTGAGTTTGCTCGAGCAATCACGAGGGGTTATCTGTGGTTTGCAACCGATAGGGCTGAACATCGCACGGTCGTGAGACGAGCTCGATGCCGATCTCTCGCTCCAGACCAGAATGAATGGTCTCCGATGGCCGCAGCAGCTCGGTTAACTCTTGAAAAAACGCCCGTCAGCCAACCTGATTTGCCGGTTCATCGAGCCTGACGTGCCGCCTCCTCGATAAGCGTATCCAGCATTGCAAGCACATCCTCCTCGGTGACGTTGAGGGTCAGTGAAATGCGAAGACGAGCTGTGCCAGCCGGCACGGTTGGCGGGCGGATTCCTCGGATGTCGAAGACGCGAGCTTGCAGTGCAGAGGCACTTGCATTGCGCGCGCATTGTCGCCAACGATATAGGGCACGATCTGTGAGCTCGAAGGATTCTGCAAGTCGCGGATGCGCATCTGCCTATGCGTAAACGCGACAAGGCGGGCCAGACGTTGCTGACGCTCGGGCTCCTGCTGCAGGATGAGCACTGCTTGTCGCACGGCGAGAGCCATCACTGGTGACGGGGCGGTGGCGAAGATGAAGGGCGACAGCGATTGATCATGAAATCGCGCAGCACATTTGGCGCAGTGACAAGCGGGCCGACGACACCGAGCGCCTTGCCGCACGTATGAACGACCAAAAGATTCTTGCGCCCCTCATAAGGCGCCCGTAAGCCCCCGCTCCTGCTCGCTGTAGACGCCTGTGGCATGCGCCTCGTCCACAATGAGGAATGCATCATCGCGGTCGGCGACCACGACCAAGTCTCTGAGAGGGGCGAAATCGCCATCCATACTGTAAAGACTTTCAACCACGATCCAGACGCGGCCCATTCCGCCCTTGGCCCGCCAGCCGCAAATTATGTCTTCGACCGACTGGGGATCATTGTGGGCGCTCACCCGAAACTCAGCTCGACCGGCGCGCGCCCTCGTGAATGCTTGCGTGCACCAGATAATCTAACGAGCAAATCGCCCGCGGTTACGAGAACGAAACTTGAGGATGGTAGCTGTCAGCTCGGCAAGATGCGATTTTCTCGGTCAATCAACACAACGCGCGGCTTGAACGTTCTTGCTTCCACCTCGTCAAACAAGGCATATGCAACCATGATAATTTTGTCACCGGGCAACGCGAGCCGCGCCTCTGCGCCGTTCAAGCTTATGATTCCGGAACCCCGTGGTGCCTCGACGACATAGCTTGCGAAGCGCGCTCCGGTTTCGACGTTGTAGATCTCCACGCGTTCGTTGATCAAAAATCCCGCAGCGTCCAGTAGTGCACGATCGATCGCGACTGAGCCTTCATAGTGCAAATCGGCTTCGGTCACCGAGGCGCGGTGGATTTTGCCCTTCATCAGGGAAATTTGCATTTTCTTCCTACTATTGTTTGCTGAGAATGTGCCGCTTCCCTGCTGCCCTCAGGCAAGTCCAGATGCGATCCCAAGCCGATTCAAAAATTCGCGTCGCGGTCACGCTGCGGATTCTTTGTGGTCAATAGCACATCGCCGATGAAGATCGAATTCGCAGATGGTCAAACGGCAGGCTATAAAGCGCCTCGGCATCGGCGCGTTTCCAATCCCTGCGAACTGGCGCGCTGTTGCCGCCGCCGCATTCGTTCAAGACATCAGCCATAAGCTTTCTCGCGAAATCATAGATATTTTGGAAAATTATCTATGACTATTACTCTGGATTGATGCTAACTGAGGGCACGCACGAGTGCACTCGTTTTTCTGATAGATAATCTATGATGACTGGTGGCGAGAACTTGACGACAGCTGGCCGCATCGCCGCGTCGATCGGCCAACGCATAATCACCGGCGCCCTACCGCCGGATGCCCCACTCCGCCAGGATCATGTCGCGCGAGAATTTCATTCAAGTCACGTCCCGGTTCGCGAAGCATTCCGGCAATTGGAGGCTCAACATCTTGTCGTTGCGGCGCCTCGTCGCGGCGTTCGAGTTGCCCCGCTCGATATTAGTTCGGTCAGGGAAATCGCCGAGATGCGCGCCGCGCTGGAAGTGATCGCGTTACGCAATGCAGCTCTAAGGCTCACATCGACCCATTTGGCACGGATCGAGCTCGCCGTGATTGAAGGAGACAATGCCGAGACGCTCCAGGATTTTGAGACGGCGAACCGCGCCTTTCACCACGAGCTGGTTGCGCCCTGTGCGATGCCGCGACTGCTGGCCAGCCTGGGCGCCTTGCAGCTCGCAAATTCTAGGCTGGTGTTCGCGATGGCGCGCAGCGCCGGCTGGCGGCCCCGGCCCAATCAGGATCACCGCCTGATTCTTCAATCACTGCGCGCGCGCAACATCGATCAAGCCTGCAATCTCCTCGCGCGCCACATCCAAACGATCGAGCGCCTTGCCTTGCCCTCGCCCTGCCAGGGATGAGCGTTGTTATGTGGCGTGCGGCATTGCGGCGGGATGCAATCCAAGATAATCAGGCGGTTCAACTTCGATCAGCGTACGGCCAACCATGATACGTCACATCGTCTTCTTCACCGCCAAGAACAAAGCCCACGTTGAGCAAATGATCGACGGCTTGTCGGTCCTCACGGCGATTCCGCATGCACGGCGGCTGGAGGTCGCCCGCAACCGCAAGACCGACCAGCTCGGCAACGACGTCGACGTTATCGTCTATGGCGAGTTCGACAGTGAGGTGGATCTCACAGCCTACAAGGAGCATGCCCTTTACCAGGAATCGATCAAGCGGGTGCGACCGCTCCGCGAACTGCGTATCGCGGCCGACTATGAAGTGTCGGTTGAGCGGGTTATTTCGACGTCAGGGACGGGCTAGTCAGGCGGACGGGGCGTATTGGCCTGACGGTTCATTCACGAGTGCTTCAGAAGCACACTCTCGCCAGACCAACAGTTGAAAAACTTTCTGCACTCCTACGGGCCGGAGACCGACAGCCAAATGCAGGTCCGTGAGCTGCCATGGATCGATCCTGTCACGGCGATGCGCCGTCTCGCGCATAGACCCCAACTCATGTTTCTCGACAGCGCCACAAAGCATGGGTCACTGGGGCGCTATTCATATCTGGCTTGCGATCCGTTCAGCACCTTTATGGTCGCGGATGGACAGGCGAGTTGCGACGGAATAGTGATGAAGGGCGATCCATGGGAAATGCTCCGTGTCCTTCTCGCGCAATATTCCGGGGAGCATCGCCATGATCTTCCGCCCTTCCAGGGCGGCGCGGCTGGTTTTTTCTCCTATGATCTGAACCGGACGTTGGAGCGATTGCCGACGCCGGCATTTCCCGGTCAGGGCCTGCCTCAATCTATCCTGCATTTCTATGACGTAATTCTCGCCCATGATCATCGTGACGGCAGATGCTGGATCGTTTCTACCGGATGGCCGGAGCAGGATCCAGTATCCCGGGGCGCGCGTGCGGGCCGTCGCGCCGGTGAGTTTGCAAGATTGCTCGCCAGCCCGGCGCCCCTGTGGAACGGCTTCCCCGGTATATCGGGAAGATGGCGCTCGAACTTCAGTCGAGAGGGATACATCGCGACAGTACAGCGCGTCATCGACTTGATCCTTGATGGGGACGTCTTCCAAGCCAATATTGCGCAACGCTTCAGCGCGCAGCTGCCGACCTCGTTCGATCCGCTGGCCTTCTACTGCCGCCTGCGATCATTGAACCCCGCCCCGTTTGCAGCGCTCCTGCGCTACGGCAAGTTGACTATTGCATCGAGCTCGCCAGAGCGGTTCCTGAAGCTCGACGGGCGACAGGTCCAAACGCGCCCCATCAAAGGCACGATTGCCCGCTCCGCTGACGCTGGGAAAGATCGACGCCGTGCAGAAATCCTTGTTGCATCTGAAAAGGATCGCGCTGAGAACACCATGATCGTGGATCTTTTGCGCAACGATCTTTCCCGCGTGTGCACCGCGCATTCTGTGGAGGTTCCAGCGCTCTGCGAACTCGAATCTTATGCCTCAGTGCACCACCTCGTGTCGACCGTTTCGGGTCTACTTGCAGCGGACCAAGACGCCGTCAGCCTGTTACGAGCTTGCTTTCCCGGCGGTTCCATTACCGGGGCACCGAAGGTACGCGCAATGGAAATCATCTCGGAAATCGAGCGTGTGGCGCGCGAGGTCTATTGCGGGGCGATCGGCTTTATAGGTTTTGACGGTCATATGGACACGAACATCGCGATCCGCACGGTCACGATCAACGACGGCTTGGCCGTATTTCATGCGGGTGGCGGTGTGACGGCGATGTCAGACCCGGAGGCAGAATACGAGGAGACACTCGCCAAGGCAGAGCGAATATTTGATGCGTTCCGGGCTGAAACATCCGGTGCGACATGATTGCGATCATCGACAATTACGATTCCTTCGTCTTCAACATCGCGCGGTATTTCAAGACGCTCGGTGAATCAACCGAGGTCCTTCGGAACGATGTGGTCAGCATCAGTGATCTTGTTGCGCTCAAGCCGCGAGCTATCGTCATCTCTCCCGGTCCCTGCACGCCGAGTGAAGCGGGAATATCCACCGCCGTCATACGCGAGCTTACGGGATCTGTCCCAATTCTCGGCATCTGCCTCGGACACCAGTGCATCGGGAGCGTTTTCGGCGGACGCGTCGTGCGCGCAGGTCGTCCCATGCATGGGCATGCCTCGCATATAAGACATGACGGGCGGGGGCTTTTCACAGGACTGCCGTCCCCGCTTTGCGTCGGCCGCTACCATTCTCTTGTCGTTGAGTTCGGCGAGGCTTGCTCGCCAGATCTCGTGGTGACCGCGCGTTCGGAAGATGGCGAGGTCATGGCCCTTGCGCATCGTTATCAACCAACTTTCGGCCTCCAGTTTCATCCCGAATCGATACTTACTCACCGAGGACATGTGCTGCTCACAAATTTCCTGCGGCATGCACGGACTTCCTGCCCATGACGTACGGAGATCATTGCCCAGATGGAGGCTGCCAGCGATAATGCTATTAGGTTCTTAAGTTTCGAACAGTGGGAATGCCGTGAAGAAAATCTGGGGCGAACGCCTCGTAAGCCTGCTTGCCAGCGATATGCAGTTGCAGGAACGAGCTTACCTCGCTCGTCACATCCCTGACTAACCTTCCTGCAGGGCCGACGGCGCAGCCGCTGAATGAAACCATTGACGCGGTCCGATGTCTCCGTTCTCCCACGACACGACGATGGTGTTTAGGGCATAGCTGGTTCATAATCAGCGGAAACATTGCTGTGTAGCACGCCTGCCGCAGCAAACCTCCATTGTGCGGGCAAGATCAGGGCATGAACAGCTCCCCTTCTTTATCTGTCGATGCGATTGCAGCCGAGCTACGCCGCCTCGATCCCGCATACTCGCCCACGCCACTGCTGAACCTTCCTGCGTTGGCGAACCGGCTCGGAGTGGCGCAGGTGCTCGCGAAGGACGAAGGCCGCCGCACGCTCGGCAGCTTCAAGTCGCTTGGTGGCACCTATGCCGGATTACGCGCGCTCGCCCGGGCCTCGGGTATGCAGGTGGCGGACCTTCTCGGGACCAGACCCAAGGGGCAACCGACGCTAATCTGCGCCAGTGACGGTAATCACGGCCTCGCGGTGGCTGCCGCGGCGCGCTTTGCGGGGGCGACAGCCCGCGTGTTCCTGCATGAGGGCGTGCCGCACGCGCGCGCGCGCCGCATCGAGAATCAGGGTGCCGAGATCGTTTGGGTGCTCGGCACATACGACGATGCAGTCGATGCGGCCGCAGCGGCGGCCTGCCAAGGCCCGAGCATTCTTGTCGCCGACACGACCGACGATCCGAATGACCCCATCGTTTGCGACGTCATGGCGGGATATGGCGTTGCGGCAGCGGAAATCCAAAATCAGGTGGATTTCGCCCGTCATGGGCGTCCGACGCACGTCTTTATACAGGCTGGCGTCGGCGGACTCGCCGCCGCTGTCGCCGAGGGTCTCTCGGGTTGGCTGTCACCTCCGGGACATTTCGTTTCGGTCGAGCCGGAAAGCGCGGCGTGTGTTGCGCCCGCGCTCGCGGCCGGCCGCCCGATTCAGGTGGAGGGTGATCTCCGCACGTCGGCCGAGATGCTTTCCTGCGGCCGAGCGAGCGCGCCTGCCATTGCGGTGCTGAGGCGGCACGGCGCTCGGCCCATCACCGTGTCCGAGGCGGAACTGGTGGATGCTGTTCGCTTGCTCTCCGCCTATGATCTGGCCACCACCACATCCTCTGCAGCAGGCCTGGCCGGGGCGATGGCTGCCCTGGCACGCCCAAGCCATACAAGCGATCTCGGCCTGGACGGGCGGAGCCGCATTCTCGTTCTCCTCACCGAACGCGCCCTAGACGCCTAAACGTGGTCACGGTGATGTTCGCTCCTGGCAGACAATGTTTGGAAGGCCGAGGGCTTCATCATCGGATTATCGGCGGTCCGTGTCCGGCTCGGAGACCAGCGGCGCGCCCCCGACGGAGACCGGCCCTTCTGGTTTCGACGGGCGACTGGCTCTTGTTATCGGCTTTGAAGTGGTTTGGGCTGCTGGCGGACGAGGATCGGCAGGAGGAGACGCAGAAGTCACTGGGCTCTGCAGCGACTCCATTCTCGAAGTCAGGACTGCGATTTGATCCAACATTCGCTGCAAATCGGTTTGCTGTGCAGTGACGTTGCGGTTGAGCGCCGCAAGCTCTTCGCTTGCCTCCTGCTGTGCCAAGCGAATCTCCGAAAGGATCGCTTTGTCTTCAGACGACAACGCCGGCATCGCGGCGATTTCAGGTGCCCCTGAAGCCTCCAGGAATCTGTCGATATGGGGCCAGCAATAGGCTCCGCCAACGCACAGGGCGGTGAGGATGGCGACAAGTCCAAGAACCCACTGAAAGCGTCTTGATGATTTGCGCAAGACGGCGGGCAACTCCGAGCCGTTCGCTTGATCAATCACATCCAGCATCCCTTGTTCAGAATATTGCAATGGCGCTCGTTGACGCGCTTGTCGATGATGGTCAAGACTCTACTGAGTCGTTTGTGCAAAATGAATTTGTCGTCGCACAAAGGTCCCAGGAAGATCACTCCGCTTCAACGCATATTCGCGCCCCAGTCCAAAGATGAATAAGCACGCCCGCAGTTGACCGTTAATTAGCTGAGCCCCACCTGCCCTGCGATGTATCTAGCCTTCAACCGACCGGTATTTTCCCGCGCTAACCGGCCACTCAGCGCAGTAACGCTACACAAGAACAAGCACGCTACGACTGCGGCAAT comes from Bradyrhizobium sp. CCGE-LA001 and encodes:
- a CDS encoding SlyX family protein; translated protein: MLDVIDQANGSELPAVLRKSSRRFQWVLGLVAILTALCVGGAYCWPHIDRFLEASGAPEIAAMPALSSEDKAILSEIRLAQQEASEELAALNRNVTAQQTDLQRMLDQIAVLTSRMESLQSPVTSASPPADPRPPAAQTTSKPITRASRPSKPEGPVSVGGAPLVSEPDTDRR
- the pabB gene encoding aminodeoxychorismate synthase component I translates to MQVRELPWIDPVTAMRRLAHRPQLMFLDSATKHGSLGRYSYLACDPFSTFMVADGQASCDGIVMKGDPWEMLRVLLAQYSGEHRHDLPPFQGGAAGFFSYDLNRTLERLPTPAFPGQGLPQSILHFYDVILAHDHRDGRCWIVSTGWPEQDPVSRGARAGRRAGEFARLLASPAPLWNGFPGISGRWRSNFSREGYIATVQRVIDLILDGDVFQANIAQRFSAQLPTSFDPLAFYCRLRSLNPAPFAALLRYGKLTIASSSPERFLKLDGRQVQTRPIKGTIARSADAGKDRRRAEILVASEKDRAENTMIVDLLRNDLSRVCTAHSVEVPALCELESYASVHHLVSTVSGLLAADQDAVSLLRACFPGGSITGAPKVRAMEIISEIERVAREVYCGAIGFIGFDGHMDTNIAIRTVTINDGLAVFHAGGGVTAMSDPEAEYEETLAKAERIFDAFRAETSGAT
- a CDS encoding pyridoxal-phosphate dependent enzyme, translating into MNSSPSLSVDAIAAELRRLDPAYSPTPLLNLPALANRLGVAQVLAKDEGRRTLGSFKSLGGTYAGLRALARASGMQVADLLGTRPKGQPTLICASDGNHGLAVAAAARFAGATARVFLHEGVPHARARRIENQGAEIVWVLGTYDDAVDAAAAAACQGPSILVADTTDDPNDPIVCDVMAGYGVAAAEIQNQVDFARHGRPTHVFIQAGVGGLAAAVAEGLSGWLSPPGHFVSVEPESAACVAPALAAGRPIQVEGDLRTSAEMLSCGRASAPAIAVLRRHGARPITVSEAELVDAVRLLSAYDLATTTSSAAGLAGAMAALARPSHTSDLGLDGRSRILVLLTERALDA
- a CDS encoding anthranilate synthase component II; the encoded protein is MIAIIDNYDSFVFNIARYFKTLGESTEVLRNDVVSISDLVALKPRAIVISPGPCTPSEAGISTAVIRELTGSVPILGICLGHQCIGSVFGGRVVRAGRPMHGHASHIRHDGRGLFTGLPSPLCVGRYHSLVVEFGEACSPDLVVTARSEDGEVMALAHRYQPTFGLQFHPESILTHRGHVLLTNFLRHARTSCP
- the panD gene encoding aspartate 1-decarboxylase, with product MQISLMKGKIHRASVTEADLHYEGSVAIDRALLDAAGFLINERVEIYNVETGARFASYVVEAPRGSGIISLNGAEARLALPGDKIIMVAYALFDEVEARTFKPRVVLIDRENRILPS
- a CDS encoding GntR family transcriptional regulator; translation: MMTGGENLTTAGRIAASIGQRIITGALPPDAPLRQDHVAREFHSSHVPVREAFRQLEAQHLVVAAPRRGVRVAPLDISSVREIAEMRAALEVIALRNAALRLTSTHLARIELAVIEGDNAETLQDFETANRAFHHELVAPCAMPRLLASLGALQLANSRLVFAMARSAGWRPRPNQDHRLILQSLRARNIDQACNLLARHIQTIERLALPSPCQG
- a CDS encoding Dabb family protein; amino-acid sequence: MIRHIVFFTAKNKAHVEQMIDGLSVLTAIPHARRLEVARNRKTDQLGNDVDVIVYGEFDSEVDLTAYKEHALYQESIKRVRPLRELRIAADYEVSVERVISTSGTG
- the bioD gene encoding dethiobiotin synthase — protein: MSQRIVVAGTDTGVGKTVFSAGLADLLGASYWKPIQAGLEGETDTEVVARLGGLSADRIVPEHYRLTMPASPHHSAELDGVRIDPDSLNLPEAADRPLVIEGAGGLMVPLRGDTLYIDVFERWRLPVVLCARTALGTINHSLLAIEALRKREIRILGIAFIGERNAEAQTAIREIGRVRWLGRLPWLSSLTAETLQSAFKVSFRADDFHL